From the genome of Papaver somniferum cultivar HN1 chromosome 2, ASM357369v1, whole genome shotgun sequence, one region includes:
- the LOC113351669 gene encoding putative uncharacterized protein DDB_G0281733, translated as MQGQFASPSTRIAAQHGDPVSWWLSYGAEYSSLQKIAVNILSQTNTSSGSERNLSVFERIHIKLRNRLLSSRINDLMYVHSLKLEQQRIKGKARRHNIDVHDVHSLLRDDNMLEWIAGEDETPVLPQEEQWLNMLEEEVFNNPEHVLPPYNWHDPEVQIPYERLPVSDFVYDFSNLSFGENTQGYENVNPTYDSRYTSDRSDHGVQHMNEGYNSNIDNNNEVGNNDDENEGGYDDDNGGYNNDDTYADEYSQYPHDDDYDVERNTRENQEYMNKSKKRWWS; from the coding sequence ATGCAAGGtcaatttgcatcaccatcaaCACGTATTGCAGCTCAACATGGTGATCCTGTAAGTTGGTGGTTATCTTATGGTGCTGAGTATTCATCCCTCCAGAAGATTGCAGTAAATATATTAAGTCAAACAAATACATCGTCTGGATCAGAGAGGAATttgagtgtgtttgaaagaatccACATTAAACTACGCAATCGtttactttcatcaagaataaatgATCTGATGTATGTCCACAGTTTGAAGTTGGAGCAACAAAGAATTAAAGGTAAAGCAAGGCGACATAACATTGATGTTCACGACGTTCATAGTCTGTTGAGGGATGACAATATGCTTGAGTGGATAGcgggggaagacgaaacaccGGTTTTGCCTCAAGAAGAACAATGGTTAAATATGCTGGAAGAGGAAGTCTTTAATAATCCAGAGCATGTCCTTCCACCATACAACTGGCATGATCCTGAAGTTCAAATCCCATACGAAAGGTTACCAGTGAgtgactttgtttatgactttagTAATCTTTCATTTGGAGAAAATACACAAGGTTATGAGAATGTAAATCCAACATATGATTCTCGTTACACTTCTGATCGCTCGGACCATGGTGTTCAACATATGAACGAAGGATATAATTCTAATATTGATAACAATAATGAAgtaggtaacaatgatgatgaaaaTGAAGGAGGTTATGATGACGATAATGGAGGTTATAATAATGATGATACTTATGCAGACGAATATAGCCAGTACCCCCACGACGACGACTATGATGTGGAAAGGAACACCCGAGAAAATCAAGAATACATGAATAAATCAAAAAAAAGGTGGTGGTCGTAG